The Calditrichota bacterium genome includes a region encoding these proteins:
- a CDS encoding T9SS type A sorting domain-containing protein yields the protein MLKYKFIAVFFALIVFSGAVRGQYLATLNLPDTTAAHSDTIDVAIKVSTTYEIGLAQFILEFDTTVVRFIDAHSGADAASFVMSKNMNLPFAPTSSSANGNFLLQLSGGGTSTFSGQDKEVAVTTFVVKSASGTTPLIFDPAANHTFLSTTTLTDISGGDINFINGSITSMSSDVKNPENFTAPKNFLLRQNYPNPFNPTTTIQFELPALSFVNLKIFDAMGREIRTLLREKLPAGQHRIVIDAEDLPSGVYFYRLQAAGKSATKKLILLR from the coding sequence ATGCTAAAATATAAATTCATCGCCGTCTTTTTCGCATTGATCGTTTTTTCCGGCGCAGTTAGGGGACAATATTTAGCCACGCTAAATTTGCCCGATACGACCGCGGCGCACAGCGACACTATCGACGTGGCAATTAAAGTGTCCACAACATACGAAATCGGGCTGGCGCAATTCATCCTTGAATTTGACACTACAGTTGTTCGGTTCATCGATGCACACAGCGGCGCAGACGCGGCAAGTTTTGTGATGTCTAAAAATATGAATCTTCCTTTTGCACCGACGTCGAGTTCGGCTAACGGGAATTTTCTGCTTCAATTATCGGGCGGAGGTACGAGTACTTTCAGCGGACAGGACAAAGAAGTCGCCGTCACTACCTTCGTTGTAAAAAGCGCTTCCGGAACCACGCCATTGATTTTCGATCCGGCAGCGAATCACACATTTCTGTCGACAACGACGCTGACAGACATCAGCGGCGGCGACATCAATTTTATCAATGGTAGCATTACCAGTATGTCGTCAGATGTAAAGAACCCTGAAAATTTCACCGCACCGAAAAATTTTCTTTTGCGACAGAACTACCCCAATCCATTCAATCCGACGACAACTATTCAGTTTGAGCTGCCGGCGCTTTCATTCGTAAATCTGAAAATTTTTGACGCGATGGGCAGAGAAATCAGGACGTTACTGCGTGAGAAATTACCTGCCGGGCAGCACAGAATTGTGATCGATGCAGAAGACTTGCCATCCGGCGTGTATTTCTATCGACTGCAGGCGGCAGGCAAGAGTGCGACAAAAAAGCTCATTCTGCTGCGCTAA